The following DNA comes from Streptomyces sp. NBC_00690.
CCGTAGGAGCCTCCCTCGGGCCATCAGGTTCCACAGGAGCCATCAACACCCTCAGCCGTACCGCCCTGTGGACGTCACGGCGCCACCGCGGCGCCAATGCGAGTATGAGCAGCACGAACCCCCATCGGCGAGGTGAACACAGCCCATGACCCAGACAGTCGCAGTCCTCGGCACAGGCAAGATCGGCGAGGCCCTGCTGAGCGGGATGATCCGAGCCGGATGGCGGCCTTCCGACCTTCTGGTCACCACCCGTCGCTCGGATCGCGCAACGGAACTCCACACCCGCTACGGGGTCGAACCCGTCACCAATGCAGAGGCCGCCAAGCGGGCCGACACCCTCATCCTGGCCGTCAAGCCCCAGGACATGGGCAAGCTCCTCGACGAACTCGCCCCGCACGTCACCACCGACCGCCTGACCATCAGCGCGGCTGCGGGAATTCCCACCTCCTTCATCGAGGAGCGCCTGTCACCGGGAGCTCCTGTCGTCCGTGTCATGCCCAACACCCCGGTCCTCGTCGACGAGGGCATGTCCGTGATCTCGGCCGGTAGCCATGCCACCCCCGATCACCTCGCGCACACCGAAGCGATCTTCGGCGGAGTCGGCAAGACCCTGAGGGTTCCCGAATCCCAGCAGGACGCGGCCACCGCCCTGTCGGGCTCCGGGCCCGCGTACTTCTACTTCCTCGTTGAGGCCATGACCGACGCCGGAATCCTCCTCGGCCTACCGCGCTCGCAGGCCCACGACCTGATCGTCCAGGCCGCCATCGGAGCCGCGGTCATGCTCCGCGACAGCGGTGAGCACCCCGTAAAGCTCCGTGAAGCCGTCACCTCCCCCGCGGGCACCACCATCAGCGCCATCCGTGAACTGGAGAACCACGGTGTCCGCGCCGCACTCATC
Coding sequences within:
- the proC gene encoding pyrroline-5-carboxylate reductase gives rise to the protein MTQTVAVLGTGKIGEALLSGMIRAGWRPSDLLVTTRRSDRATELHTRYGVEPVTNAEAAKRADTLILAVKPQDMGKLLDELAPHVTTDRLTISAAAGIPTSFIEERLSPGAPVVRVMPNTPVLVDEGMSVISAGSHATPDHLAHTEAIFGGVGKTLRVPESQQDAATALSGSGPAYFYFLVEAMTDAGILLGLPRSQAHDLIVQAAIGAAVMLRDSGEHPVKLREAVTSPAGTTISAIRELENHGVRAALIAALEAARDRSRELASGNG